The Salvia miltiorrhiza cultivar Shanhuang (shh) chromosome 1, IMPLAD_Smil_shh, whole genome shotgun sequence genome has a window encoding:
- the LOC131007895 gene encoding uncharacterized protein LOC131007895: protein MWNFEKNLGLTSNLQDREMAAVFTKQVGALKISRELGGETEESKLEAFSGSVCSTWWGNNNAEFVVRNAEGRAGGIATVWNKEVFVASSSWNFKGATVVNGRWKQGYTACCLVNVYAPMDSKEKELLWERLGGIAEQNKDVCLCIAGDFNTIREPGERVGRSGSYGIQDSRKFDTFIRENDLVEIRCIGRKFTWYQPCGGSKSKLDRFLVNQEWIKTWPSSFGRGLQRSMSDHCPLLLSTIYRDWGPKPFRFINAWISHPDFKNLVQEVWEDSSVRGWSCFVFKEKLKLLKAALKEWNKKSFGMMENTIIDLKEELQKLDTIDDAFGLEVNDYIRRNEIRANIILQTKNKISLLHQKANVRWIKEGDLNSGFYHRTIAGRRKKNELGGLRVNNQWIDEPTAVKKEVKSLRSLTGK from the exons ATGTGGAACTTCGAAAAGAATCTCGGTCTTACTAGCAATCTACAGGACAGGGAAATGGCGGCTGTCTTCACAAAGCAAGTTGGGGCCCTAAAAATCAGCAGAGAGCTAGGAGGAGAAACTGAAg AATCCAAGCTTGAGGCTTTCTCGGGTAGTGTCTGTAGCACTTGGTGGGGGAATAATAATGCTGAGTTTGTGGTCAGAAATGCTGAAGGTAGAGCAGGTGGGATTGCAACAGTGTGGAATAAAGAGGTGTTCGTCGCCTCAAGCAGCTGGAATTTTAAAGGGGCGACAGTTGTCAACGGAAGATGGAAACAAGGTTACACTGCTTGCTGCCTGGTGAATGTCTACGCTCCAATGGATAGCAAGGAAAAGGAACTTCTGTGGGAGAGACTTGGCGGTATTGCTGAGCAAAATAAAGACGTGTGTCTTTGTATTGCGGGAGATTTCAACACCATTAGAGAGCCGGGGGAGAGGGTGGGCAGAAGTGGAAGCTATGGGATTCAGGACTCAAGGAAGTTTGATACCTTCATACGGGAAAATGACTTGGTTGAAATTCGATGTATTGGGAGAAAGTTCACATGGTATCAGCCTTGTGGGGGGAGCAAAAGTAAGCTCGATAGGTTCCTGGTTAACCAAGAATGGATCAAGACCTGGCCATCTTCTTTCGGAAGAGGGTTGCAACGATCCATGTCGGATCATTGTCCATTACTCCTCAGCACCATTTATAGGGATTGGGGGCCAAAGCCTTTTAGGTTCATCAACGCTTGGATCTCACACCCTGATTTCAAGAATTTGGTACAGGAAGTGTGGGAGGATTCTTCGGTTAGAGGGTGGAGCTGTTTTGTgttcaaagaaaaattgaagcTTCTTAAAGCAGCCCTCAAAGAATGGAATAAAAAGTCCTTCGGCATGATGGAAAATACGATCATAGATTTGAAAGAAGAACTTCAGAAATTGGACACGATCGATGACGCCTTTGGACTGGAGGTGAATGATTACATCCGAAGGAATGAGATCAGGGCGAATATTATTCTTCAAACGAAAAATAAGATTAGCCTCCTCCATCAGAAAGCAAATGTTCGGTGGATCAAGGAAGGTGATCTCAACTCAGGGTTTTACCACAGAACAATCGCCGGGCGAAGGAAAAAGAATGAGCTTGGCGGACTCCGGGTAAACAATCAGTGGATTGATGAGCCGACTGCTGTTAAAAAAGAGGTGAAGAGTTTGAGAAGTCTTACAGGAAAATGA
- the LOC131007900 gene encoding uncharacterized protein LOC131007900: MEQVWDTPAPQKARLVTWRILRKRLPTCDNLRRRNIHLGEEESMCNACCHKAETINHLFLECPKTTALWNGILNWLGINGPWPSDVEEHFKAFVNMGKSKSRKFLAALLMCVIWILWKSRNDSRFEGKPWDIQSVLRDIKVRLWSWNKIFNLSNYELSFSAWMTEKVTCAFL; encoded by the coding sequence ATGGAACAAGTGTGGGACACACCGGCCCCACAGAAAGCAAGATTAGTCACCTGGAGAATTCTGAGGAAAAGACTCCCAACGTGCGACAACCTTAGAAGAAGGAACATCCACCTCGGAGAAGAAGAGAGCATGTGTAATGCATGTTGCCATAAAGCCGAGACTATTAATCACTTGTTCCTGGAATGCCCAAAGACGACGGCGCTCTGGAATGGTATTTTGAACTGGCTGGGGATCAATGGCCCTTGGCCAAGTGATGTCGAAGAACACTTCAAAGCTTTCGTCAACATGGGGAAGTCTAAGAGCCGAAAATTTCTTGCAGCACTTTTGATGTGCGTTATCTGGATACTGTGGAAGAGCCGGAATGATAGCCGATTCGAGGGGAAACCATGGGATATTCAGAGTGTGTTACGCGATATCAAAGTTAGACTGTGGAGTTGGAACAAGATTTTTAACCTTTCCAATTACGAGCTCAGTTTTTCCGCTTGGATGACTGAGAAGGTGACTTGTGCTTTTTTGTAA